The genomic DNA GTTGTTTTTGTTGTGGTTGTTGGTTTTGTTGTGGttggttttatagtggtggtggtcgtggttggttttatagtggtggttggttttatagtggtggtggtcgtggttggttttatagtggtggttggttttatagtggtggttggttgttggttttatagtggtggttggttttatagtggtggttggttttatagtggtggtggtcgtggttggttttatagtggtggttggttttatagtggtggtggtcgtggttggttttatagtggtggttggttttatagtggtggttggttttatagtggtggtggtcgtggttgtttttgttgttgtggttggttttatagtggtggttggttttatagtggtggtggtcgtggttgtttttgttgttgtggttggttttatagtggtggtggtcgtggttggttttatagtggtggttggttttatagtggtggttggttttatagtggtggtggtcgtggttggttttatagtggtggttggttttatagtggtggtggtcgtggttggttttatagtggtggttggttttatagtggtggttggttttatagtggtggtggtcGTGGTTGTTTTTGTTGTGGTTGTTGGTTTTGTTGTGATGGTTACTTTTGTGGTCGTGGTTGTTTttctggtggtggttgtggttggCTTTGCTGTAGTTATGGTTGTGGTTGCTTTTGTTGTTGGTAGTggttttgttgtggttgtagttttttttttttttgttcttgttggttttgttgtggtggttgtggttggCTTTGTTGTAATTGTGGTTGCCTTTGTGGTCATAGTTGGTTTTGTGGTTGGTCGGGTTGTGGTAACTGTCACAGCCTTTGGTCCTTGAGCTGGTCTCTGCACCCCTTTCCTCACTGGCACCCTCTCCACTGTAGAGTTCACTGTGACCTCTGACCCCGTGGTCAATACCCCCTGGCCTTGAGACTCAACCACCTGGCCCTCAACACCGGCTGCCTTGCACCTCTGCACGAAGCCCCTCTGCCTGGCCTTCTCCAGCTTGCGCATGTGGGTCTGGTCCATCACCTCGTACATAGCCTCCAGCCTGACCGGGTACGGGTACCTCTCCTCCACCTGGAGGGTCTTCCTCAGGAGAACCATGCCAAACTTCCCCTCCTCCAGCTTCAGGAAGTTCATCAGCCTGGGGATGAGGACCGTGTCCAGGGGCTCCTCCGTCACCTGTCCCTTGGCGTTGACCCGCCGCACCTTCccgcctcgctctccctcctggTGGAACATCACTATCATCTGCATGTGCCGCTCCGCCATCTGGCAGTAGACGTCCGACTTGAGGAGACTTATCATCAGGCGATAGTAACCGTCTGAGTCATGTGGGGCGGAGATGACCAGGACCCGGTTCTTCCCTGCGAAGCTGGCCAGGACGTTGAGGGAGCCTGCGCTGCCGGGGACGGTGCGGGCTGGTGTGGACTGAGGCTGAACCGCCTCCCCTGTCACTTGTTTACTGTTGTCTTGAGATGTGCCAGTGCCACTGCCAACCTGGTTTATGGGTTTCTTTGGTTGTTGGGGTATTCTTCTGCTTGGCATCATCCTTCTTCTTGGAGGCTCAGCTTTCTCATCTCTCTGCATTCTGTCACGATGGCTCGTCACAGTGGATACATTTATACCACCAGCGGAAGGAGCAATGCTGTCAGAGTTCAGCACATTTTGTGTTCTGTTAAAAATCCCCCCCTGGAGGGATGTTCGTCGTAAGATTGTCCTGTTGAGGGGCCTCCTGTCAGAGGCCCCTGTGCTCCATACCAGcaacagccataacacacagagatgcagtgtCTGTTTCATTTTTGCAGTGTCAAAGAAAAACCTACAATGGGAATAAGAAGATCAGTGAGAGAGGCATTGCCTGTAGTCCTCCGTCTTTCTGACGTTGTGTCCAGTTTTCAGATGAAATAACTGATCAGTGATTGATCATAAAAACGCTTTGtttgagaagaagaaaaagagttCCGCAGTAGGTTATGACGTAACTGTTCAGAAAGACAAATGCACAATCTGGGCTGTTTCAATAAAGTAAACACAAACACTTGTCAACTTGTGTGCTATAATCCTGCTGAAAGTTTACATGAAAATGCACCATTTACCATTCCATTCTGGTGACAAAAAATAACTCCCCGATGATAAGAAATATTGTGGCAGTCGTCCAAATCCTCCTTTCTCCGTTTCTGCAGCTGAAATGACATACATTTCATTTTCTATGTTAATGTAGACAGTGCAACCTCTGCTTACTAGGCGGCTACACGTAACGGTTCCATATATTCTGTCTATACAAAACTTACTCCATCGATTGTAACTTTAGAGGCCATTTTCCTCTTTCTAACGTCTTCAGAAGGAGAGATTTCTGGAAGTCTCAATGCGTTGTCGGCAAGGAGGGATCTTCTGCCTTCCCCCTTCCAGCGCATCGAGTTACCCGAGGAAATACTATGTAACCACAAATTCCATAAGCGCTCTCTCCCCTATGAGCACCAACCCAAGACCAAGAAAGAAACGATTTTTCTGCGTTCACGCGCACGTCGGAACGAGAAAACTCGGAAAGGTCCGACTTGCTAATTGTTTATTGCTACAGACGTGCCGCGTTCAACCAGTCAGAAAGTCGAACATTTCCGAGTTTCCTAGGACCGGCTAGCACTTGAACGCAGCATAAGTAGCGGTCCTCACGGCAAGGTTCGACACCGCCCACCGTACACATGTACACAGAATAGAGCACTATAGTTATTACAACCATATCTGCTCATGAAATAATGTGGCTGCATTTATTATGTATTACCAATGCAGTCTATATCCATAAGTTGCCATGGATGTAGTTTAAGGTTAAAATAATCAGATATGGTATATGATATAATGTCAATAAAAATACATGGGGAGTGGAAATGTATTCATTTAGATTTTTACAAGAACACTTGATTATTGTTGTTTTAATAGCCAGTAAACTAAAGTTTTGGGGAGTTAGGAAGTTTTATTGAGGGAAACTAGACAGGGTAGATTTATGCCATCTACTGGCAGGCTTTGCCACAAAGTCTGCTCTTCTTAGTTTTtacttgtttttgttgttgtaattttaccccctttttcttcacaatttcgtgatatccaatcgcgatcttgtctcatcgctgcaactcccccaacgggctcaggagaggcgaaggtcgagtcatgctcGCTCTTCTGTGATCGTCTGAATACCTTGGTCAATATACCAACGAATGACCGCACTGTCAATAATAACCGTAACAGTCAATAACAATGCAATCATATATAAACTCACTATTTGTCACGCTCCAAATTCAACCAATGTGTTCTAGCTATTTATTGCAGATTTATAAACTACATTTAAGCTTCTAAACGGCTTACCTCTAGGCTCTTTATATTACTAATGTTAATAATAAACCATGGGATTATTATATCGCTTTTCAAAGACCCGAAGATGCTTGAAAAAGACGCTAGAAAGATCCTTAATAAAGACGCTTTCtttatactg from Oncorhynchus clarkii lewisi isolate Uvic-CL-2024 chromosome 7, UVic_Ocla_1.0, whole genome shotgun sequence includes the following:
- the LOC139412822 gene encoding coiled-coil domain-containing protein 80-like — translated: MDCRNGERRIWTTATIFLIIGELFFVTRMEWFFFDTAKMKQTLHLCVLWLLLVWSTGASDRRPLNRTILRRTSLQGGIFNRTQNVLNSDSIAPSAGGINVSTVTSHRDRMQRDEKAEPPRRRMMPSRRIPQQPKKPINQVGSGTGTSQDNSKQVTGEAVQPQSTPARTVPGSAGSLNVLASFAGKNRVLVISAPHDSDGYYRLMISLLKSDVYCQMAERHMQMIVMFHQEGERGGKVRRVNAKGQVTEEPLDTVLIPRLMNFLKLEEGKFGMVLLRKTLQVEERYPYPVRLEAMYEVMDQTHMRKLEKARQRGFVQRCKAAGVEGQVVESQGQGVLTTGSEVTVNSTVERVPVRKGVQRPAQGPKAVTVTTTRPTTKPTMTTKATTITTKPTTTTTTKPTRTKKKKTTTTTKPLPTTKATTTITTAKPTTTTTRKTTTTTKVTITTKPTTTTKTTTTTTTIKPTTTIKPTTTIKPTTTTTTIKPTTTIKPTTTTTTIKPTTTIKPTTTIKPTTTTTTIKPTTTTKTTTTTTTIKPTTTIKPTTTTKTTTTTTTIKPTTTIKPTTTIKPTTTTTTIKPTTTIKPTTTTTKTTTTTIKPTPTTKPKTTTTRRTTTTTTPTVPKPLDPQTTPHWDLEVPTTDESFYILSETHKNGIDDVTESHRDQYEEDTTDDTKHGRQVVTSPTQLTNDKPTEGGEELSSELKVDSDAQVETASSKKSKVKRPANAERKKKADKSGKKSKTDKKRLKATKDSDGGFYRGRRPGKKAAINQEKEADNKRPPTKQPNLLVSFFGHFEKRRRLLVISTPDEENPMYTQQRDEYLEHVCELGVRKISLITIFGSLTNGTMKMDHYQAEKDQPLKGMKEEDFTNQPLIRALRNELGLIFDDYYMVLTDFDMKVKQEYEVPIAMTAVFDYIDTFSSRIKEMEQQKRQGVACKKEDKSKSLENFLSRFRWRRRLFVISSSDDEEWAYQQQLYALTSQACNLGLRHLSVLKLIGKDMEDMGGTLELYPINGTATVEREDVSPSLVQDIRNYFQISPEYFSMLLVGKDGNVKSWYPSPMWSMSIIYDLVDSMQLRRQEMAIQQSLGMRCPEDEYGGYGHDRDPDGYHRGYGY